A window of Paenibacillus polygoni contains these coding sequences:
- the fmt gene encoding methionyl-tRNA formyltransferase translates to MNIVFMGTPDFAVPALEKLLAEGYSVKLVVTQPDKPQGRKKILTPTPVKEAALKHGIPVFQPRRLRDEESVAELAKWEPDLIVTAAFGQILPKAVLDMPKYGCVNIHGSLLPKYRGGAPIQRSIINGEKVTGVTLMYMAEGLDTGDMISKVEVPITDEDTSGTMFAKLSEAGSDLLIREMPNLISGKVTAIPQNDEEATYAKNLTREDEKIDWKRSAREIYDQIRGLVPYSGAFTLWDEQVFKVWSAVNPLALPDEYKHASSGQKEAEAGTVLSLSKLGIEVKTSDGSLWLHEVQPAGKKVMQASDFARGGSLKAGTVLK, encoded by the coding sequence ATGAATATTGTTTTTATGGGGACACCTGATTTCGCCGTACCTGCACTTGAAAAATTGCTGGCAGAAGGGTATTCCGTAAAACTCGTAGTAACTCAGCCAGATAAACCGCAAGGTCGCAAAAAAATATTAACCCCAACTCCTGTAAAAGAGGCTGCGCTGAAACATGGAATTCCTGTGTTTCAGCCTCGCCGTCTTCGTGATGAAGAATCGGTGGCAGAACTTGCGAAATGGGAGCCCGATCTCATTGTGACGGCTGCTTTCGGTCAGATTTTGCCTAAAGCTGTTCTAGATATGCCGAAGTACGGATGTGTTAATATACATGGTTCTCTACTTCCCAAATATCGCGGCGGAGCTCCAATTCAGCGTTCGATTATAAATGGGGAAAAAGTTACAGGAGTTACGCTGATGTATATGGCGGAAGGTCTCGACACTGGGGACATGATCTCCAAAGTGGAAGTTCCGATTACGGACGAAGATACGTCAGGTACGATGTTCGCCAAGCTGAGCGAAGCGGGATCTGACTTGCTGATTCGTGAAATGCCTAACCTGATCAGCGGTAAAGTGACGGCTATACCGCAAAATGATGAGGAAGCAACTTATGCGAAGAACTTGACAAGAGAAGATGAGAAGATTGATTGGAAGCGCTCTGCAAGAGAGATTTACGATCAGATTCGTGGACTTGTTCCTTATTCAGGAGCTTTTACCCTGTGGGACGAGCAGGTATTTAAGGTATGGTCGGCGGTAAATCCTTTGGCGCTGCCGGATGAGTATAAACATGCATCCAGCGGACAAAAAGAAGCTGAAGCGGGAACGGTACTTTCCTTATCTAAACTTGGTATCGAAGTGAAGACTTCAGATGGCTCGCTGTGGCTTCATGAAGTACAGCCTGCAGGCAAGAAAGTCATGCAAGCTTCTGATTTCGCTCGCGGCGGATCTCTCAAAGCAGGGACGGTGTTGAAGTGA
- the priA gene encoding primosomal protein N': MKIAKVIVDVPAKDTDREFDYLIPESLLGWVEVGSRVGVPFGHRTVQGFVISIADHTNTTFKLKPIGELLDLVPPLSPDLIELAGWMSKRYASNRILTLQAMIPTALKGKAKRYISVNSETQEQSAAESTKSKDSSVPRSIHKTDSVLFDLPEDNETFKVKNEIIRYVRSKEQVTLDHLGKRYPEDADLIKELLRTGVLQENQSIKDKLQKKTLRSIDLAVSLEEAEAALADFPAKGKRQKEVLSYLIEMSSFLPMALKEVLSGLQVSAGTVKGLEDKGLVVLEDVEVFRDPYKGRHFTPTQPLPLTLEQQAVYQKIVEKLDERKQGVFLLHGVTGSGKTEVYLQTIQRAIEQDRQAIVLVPEISLTPQMVERFKGRFGDQVAVMHSRLSGGERYDEWRKIREGKAKVAVGARSAVFAPFEHLGLIIIDEEHETSYKQEETPKYHARDVAVERARQQGAVVILGSATPSMESYYAARSQSNDEFAPVLLEMPTRALGNELPVVHIVDMREELKDGNRSMFSRALHKGIAERIEKGEQTVLLLNRRGYSTFVMCRSCGYVATCPECDISLTYHQRSNNMRCHYCGYAEVVPEVCPDCGSEHIRYFGTGTQRVEEELAKLFPGVRVIRMDVDTTTEKGSHEKLLKAFREKKADILLGTQMVAKGLDFPDVTLVGVITADSALNLPDFRAAEKTFQLLTQVAGRAGRHQLPGEVFVQSYTPEHYSIVHASKHDFNHFIREELKHRKILQYPPYCRLILVTFSHEQLPLLVRAAENYTRMLKEQAGKRGQLGSLDKFSADALDVLGPVASPMARLKNRYRFQCMVKWRGDIDATGLVRDIARQMEQDFQGKDLLISIDVDPQMLM; this comes from the coding sequence TTGAAGATTGCGAAAGTAATTGTGGATGTACCAGCGAAGGATACTGACCGCGAATTCGATTATTTAATTCCCGAATCCCTTTTAGGCTGGGTCGAAGTAGGAAGCAGGGTGGGAGTCCCTTTTGGCCATCGAACAGTTCAAGGGTTTGTAATCTCCATCGCGGATCATACAAATACAACGTTCAAGTTGAAGCCGATTGGAGAATTACTTGATCTTGTACCACCGCTTTCACCAGATCTCATTGAACTCGCAGGATGGATGAGCAAGCGGTATGCTTCCAATCGGATCCTTACGCTGCAGGCAATGATTCCAACGGCTCTAAAAGGAAAGGCCAAGCGTTATATCTCAGTCAACAGTGAGACACAGGAACAATCTGCCGCAGAATCTACGAAGAGCAAGGATTCATCCGTACCTAGAAGTATACACAAGACGGACAGCGTACTATTTGATCTGCCCGAAGATAATGAGACATTCAAAGTGAAAAATGAAATTATTCGATATGTTCGAAGTAAGGAACAAGTCACATTAGATCATTTAGGTAAACGGTACCCTGAAGACGCTGACCTTATTAAAGAGCTGCTTCGTACAGGTGTGCTTCAAGAGAACCAGTCGATTAAGGATAAGCTGCAAAAGAAAACACTGCGTTCTATTGACCTTGCGGTCTCATTAGAGGAGGCAGAGGCTGCTCTTGCCGATTTTCCAGCAAAGGGAAAGAGACAAAAAGAAGTGCTTTCTTATTTGATAGAGATGAGCTCTTTTTTGCCCATGGCATTAAAAGAAGTGCTCTCTGGCTTACAGGTATCCGCGGGTACAGTGAAGGGTTTAGAGGACAAGGGGCTTGTTGTACTTGAAGATGTCGAAGTATTTCGCGATCCTTATAAAGGACGGCACTTCACACCTACTCAGCCGCTGCCTTTAACTTTGGAACAGCAGGCTGTATATCAGAAGATTGTGGAGAAATTGGACGAGCGCAAACAAGGGGTATTCCTTTTGCACGGAGTAACCGGAAGCGGAAAAACAGAAGTGTATTTACAGACAATACAGCGGGCGATTGAGCAAGATCGTCAGGCTATTGTCCTCGTCCCCGAAATATCACTCACCCCTCAGATGGTCGAGCGATTTAAGGGGCGTTTTGGTGATCAAGTCGCTGTGATGCACAGCAGACTCTCTGGCGGGGAAAGATACGATGAATGGCGTAAAATTCGTGAAGGTAAGGCAAAAGTAGCCGTTGGGGCTCGTTCCGCCGTATTTGCTCCTTTTGAACACCTGGGTCTCATTATCATAGATGAAGAACACGAAACTTCTTATAAACAAGAAGAAACGCCGAAGTATCACGCAAGAGATGTAGCAGTAGAACGTGCTCGTCAGCAGGGAGCTGTCGTTATTCTTGGCTCTGCAACGCCTTCCATGGAAAGTTATTACGCTGCAAGATCGCAAAGCAATGATGAATTCGCGCCGGTACTGCTTGAGATGCCTACGCGTGCGCTTGGAAATGAACTGCCTGTTGTTCACATTGTAGACATGCGAGAAGAACTTAAGGACGGCAACCGTTCCATGTTCAGCCGGGCTCTACATAAAGGGATTGCGGAGCGAATTGAAAAGGGTGAACAGACGGTATTGCTGCTAAACCGAAGAGGGTATTCTACCTTTGTAATGTGCCGAAGCTGCGGTTATGTGGCAACCTGCCCCGAATGTGATATTTCGTTAACATATCATCAGCGGTCAAATAATATGCGATGTCACTACTGCGGATATGCAGAAGTGGTACCAGAGGTTTGTCCTGACTGCGGGAGTGAACATATTCGTTACTTTGGAACCGGTACGCAGCGGGTAGAAGAAGAACTGGCGAAGTTGTTCCCTGGCGTTCGAGTGATTCGTATGGATGTAGATACAACAACAGAAAAAGGATCACACGAAAAACTGCTGAAAGCTTTTAGGGAGAAAAAAGCCGATATTTTGCTTGGAACGCAGATGGTAGCAAAAGGGCTTGATTTTCCAGATGTCACTCTTGTCGGTGTAATTACGGCTGATTCGGCGCTGAATTTACCTGATTTCCGTGCAGCGGAGAAAACATTCCAATTGCTGACACAAGTTGCAGGCCGAGCAGGAAGGCATCAACTGCCTGGGGAAGTATTCGTTCAGTCTTACACGCCAGAACATTATTCTATCGTTCATGCAAGCAAGCATGATTTCAACCATTTTATTAGGGAAGAATTAAAGCATCGCAAGATTTTGCAGTATCCTCCTTATTGCCGTTTGATCCTCGTCACATTCTCACATGAACAGCTTCCACTGCTTGTGCGAGCTGCTGAAAACTACACGAGGATGCTCAAGGAACAGGCTGGGAAGCGAGGACAGCTTGGAAGTCTAGATAAATTTAGTGCTGATGCTTTGGATGTACTTGGACCGGTAGCCTCTCCGATGGCGAGACTGAAGAATAGATACAGATTTCAATGTATGGTAAAATGGCGTGGTGATATCGATGCCACCGGGCTTGTTCGGGACATCGCTCGTCAAATGGAACAAGATTTTCAAGGGAAAGATTTACTGATTAGTATAGATGTTGATCCGCAAATGCTGATGTAA
- the rpoZ gene encoding DNA-directed RNA polymerase subunit omega, which produces MLYPSIDEMMNKVDSKYSLVVAASRRARQLREGEKSELRNPKSHKQVGVALEEIYDDMIKVEPGTDEKEENQA; this is translated from the coding sequence TTGTTATATCCATCTATTGATGAAATGATGAACAAAGTCGACAGTAAGTATTCTCTTGTAGTTGCTGCATCCAGACGTGCTAGACAGCTTCGTGAAGGTGAAAAATCCGAACTTAGAAATCCTAAATCTCATAAACAAGTGGGCGTTGCTCTTGAAGAGATTTATGACGACATGATCAAAGTAGAGCCAGGTACTGACGAAAAAGAAGAAAACCAAGCATAA
- a CDS encoding acyl-CoA thioesterase: protein MKTELQLIVRPTEIDVNGHVNNAKYLEYLEWGREEWYEAMGLPYNKLLQEGFQTVTVNININYRKECVQNDRLTVITEPEKAGNSSYVLKQTIMNETNVVCADAVVTSVTMDPSSRKSKPLPEMLRKFFPANQL from the coding sequence ATGAAAACAGAACTTCAACTTATTGTCCGTCCAACCGAAATCGATGTGAATGGCCATGTCAATAATGCAAAGTATTTAGAGTATCTCGAATGGGGAAGAGAAGAATGGTACGAAGCTATGGGCCTCCCCTATAACAAACTGCTGCAAGAAGGATTTCAAACGGTCACCGTTAACATTAATATTAACTATCGTAAAGAATGTGTTCAGAATGATCGGCTCACCGTGATCACAGAACCAGAAAAAGCCGGGAACTCAAGTTATGTATTGAAACAAACAATTATGAACGAGACAAATGTTGTCTGTGCTGATGCGGTCGTAACTAGCGTAACGATGGATCCATCTAGTCGAAAAAGTAAACCTTTGCCCGAGATGCTGCGAAAATTCTTTCCGGCAAATCAGTTATGA
- the remA gene encoding extracellular matrix/biofilm regulator RemA has translation MAIKLINIGFGNIVSANRIISIVSPESAPIKRIIQEARDRHMLIDATYGRRTRAVIITDSDHVILSAVQPETVAHRLSSKDDDNDE, from the coding sequence ATGGCGATTAAACTCATTAACATAGGATTTGGTAATATCGTTTCAGCGAATCGTATCATATCTATTGTTAGCCCTGAATCAGCGCCTATCAAAAGAATTATCCAGGAAGCACGAGATCGTCATATGCTCATTGATGCTACATATGGACGCAGAACACGTGCTGTAATTATTACTGACAGTGATCATGTGATCTTGTCCGCAGTGCAGCCGGAGACGGTTGCCCATCGTCTATCTTCTAAAGACGATGACAACGACGAATAA
- the coaBC gene encoding bifunctional phosphopantothenoylcysteine decarboxylase/phosphopantothenate--cysteine ligase CoaBC: MLKGKKIVLGVTGGIAAYKAAALTSKLVQKGAEVHVIMTESAKKFITELTLQSLSRNPVYTDTFDERDASVVSHIHLADTADLVLVAPATANTIAKMAHGFADDMLTTTLLATTAPVMIAPAMNVHMYEHPAVVANMNTLHSRGVHFIEPGVGQLACGYVGKGRLEEPETIAAVVETFFERQSEKGCLAGKKVVVTAGGTIERIDPVRYITNDSSGKMGVAFAAAAKDMGAEVTLVAANMQVPYPADVNVVKVQSAEEMYEAVHKLWPETDIMVKAAAVADYRPAEAAKQKIKKKDDTLTLSLVKTIDILESLGKEKTHQYLIGFAAETNDIEFHAKGKLERKNADLIVANDVTKPGAGFGTDTNAVEIYDKHGLVKEIAVISKDEVARQVFQIAISQMEGRE; this comes from the coding sequence ATGTTGAAAGGTAAAAAAATCGTGCTCGGAGTAACAGGAGGCATTGCAGCATATAAAGCAGCAGCACTGACAAGCAAGCTCGTGCAAAAAGGGGCAGAGGTGCATGTGATTATGACCGAATCTGCTAAGAAGTTCATCACAGAGCTTACCTTGCAATCACTGTCGCGAAATCCGGTTTATACCGATACATTTGATGAACGAGATGCTTCGGTTGTCTCTCATATCCATTTAGCAGATACAGCGGACCTTGTACTTGTTGCTCCGGCAACAGCAAATACCATTGCTAAAATGGCACATGGCTTTGCCGATGATATGCTGACCACAACACTCCTTGCCACGACAGCTCCTGTTATGATTGCTCCTGCTATGAATGTTCATATGTATGAACATCCTGCGGTTGTTGCGAATATGAATACCCTTCATTCGAGAGGGGTTCATTTTATCGAACCTGGTGTAGGTCAGCTTGCTTGCGGCTATGTAGGAAAAGGCAGGCTTGAAGAACCGGAAACGATCGCAGCTGTGGTAGAAACATTCTTTGAACGTCAATCTGAAAAAGGATGTTTGGCAGGGAAAAAGGTTGTCGTTACCGCAGGCGGAACCATTGAGCGAATTGACCCTGTTAGATATATAACGAATGATTCTTCTGGGAAAATGGGAGTGGCCTTTGCGGCCGCTGCGAAAGACATGGGGGCGGAGGTTACCCTTGTTGCCGCCAATATGCAGGTTCCTTATCCGGCAGATGTCAACGTAGTGAAAGTGCAGTCTGCTGAGGAGATGTATGAGGCGGTCCATAAACTTTGGCCAGAGACGGATATTATGGTTAAAGCTGCGGCCGTGGCAGATTATAGACCTGCGGAAGCTGCAAAACAAAAAATCAAGAAGAAAGACGATACACTCACGCTGTCTCTTGTCAAAACCATCGACATTTTAGAATCGCTTGGTAAAGAAAAAACACATCAATATTTGATTGGATTTGCAGCGGAAACAAATGATATTGAATTCCATGCAAAAGGAAAATTAGAACGAAAAAATGCGGATCTTATCGTGGCTAATGATGTAACAAAACCAGGAGCAGGTTTTGGGACGGATACCAATGCCGTTGAAATCTATGACAAGCATGGATTAGTTAAAGAAATAGCCGTAATATCAAAAGACGAAGTCGCAAGACAAGTATTTCAAATTGCAATTTCGCAAATGGAGGGGAGGGAGTAA
- the gmk gene encoding guanylate kinase, producing the protein MSKGLLIVLSGPSGVGKGTVCTALRKRVPNLTYSVSATTRQPRLGEENGVNYFFKSREQFLDMIEKDELLEHAEYVGNYYGTPRDFVEQTLESGKDIILEIEVQGALKVKEKFPEGIFVFLLPPSLDELKDRIQGRGTENQATIDHRMTVAAEEISLLEKYDYAVVNDEIDLACKRIESIIIAEHCKVAKK; encoded by the coding sequence ATGTCTAAGGGATTACTTATTGTATTATCTGGCCCATCGGGTGTAGGAAAAGGAACGGTATGTACTGCTTTGCGTAAACGAGTTCCTAATTTGACGTACTCTGTGTCGGCAACGACACGCCAGCCAAGACTTGGCGAAGAAAACGGAGTGAACTATTTTTTCAAAAGCCGTGAACAATTTCTTGATATGATTGAAAAAGATGAACTACTAGAACATGCGGAATATGTGGGTAATTACTATGGTACCCCGCGTGATTTTGTAGAACAGACGCTTGAATCAGGCAAAGATATTATTCTCGAAATTGAGGTGCAAGGAGCGCTTAAAGTAAAAGAAAAATTCCCAGAAGGAATTTTTGTGTTTTTACTGCCTCCTTCGCTCGATGAACTAAAAGACCGTATCCAAGGCCGCGGTACGGAGAACCAAGCAACGATTGATCACCGGATGACTGTTGCTGCTGAAGAGATTAGTCTTTTAGAAAAATATGATTATGCGGTAGTTAATGATGAAATTGATTTGGCGTGCAAGCGAATAGAATCAATCATCATCGCCGAACATTGTAAAGTAGCGAAAAAATAG
- the rsmB gene encoding 16S rRNA (cytosine(967)-C(5))-methyltransferase RsmB has translation MNILTAVEEEGAYSNLLLNQVLKSADLSPADAGLATELVYGTIARRNTLDYFLESYVAKGLKKLTPWVRNLLRLSLYQILYLDRIPDHAAVSEAVNIAKRKGHQGISGMVNGVLRNMLRNLDQLQIPEDLPAVKRIALTHSHPEWLVKRWVAQYGEHTAEAMCRANNEAPPVSVRVNTTMISRDKLMQEMEEAGHIVMPSMISKDGIIVSSGGNMALTSWYKDGMLSVQDESSMLVAEAVEPKPGMTVLDCCAAPGGKTSHIGEKMLDQGSIIANDIHPHKVKLIQDQADRLGLGSIETVCHDALDLDTYYPEASFDRILLDAPCSGFGVIRRKPDLRWAKSPEDVEAISSLQSELLSRTAKLLKPGGILVYSTCTTEPKENDQVVREFLASHPDYAAVPPAESMNEEVKSCVTEEGYGIQILPQKFNSDGFYIARLKRLR, from the coding sequence ATGAACATTTTGACCGCAGTGGAAGAAGAGGGAGCATACAGTAATCTGCTCTTGAATCAAGTGTTAAAAAGCGCTGATCTAAGTCCTGCGGATGCAGGCCTGGCTACTGAACTCGTATATGGAACAATAGCTCGGCGTAACACATTGGACTACTTCCTGGAGTCCTATGTTGCGAAAGGACTGAAAAAACTAACCCCTTGGGTTCGGAACTTGCTTCGTCTTAGTCTGTATCAAATTCTATACCTTGATCGAATTCCTGATCATGCAGCTGTCAGTGAAGCGGTAAATATTGCGAAACGGAAAGGTCATCAGGGCATTTCAGGTATGGTGAACGGGGTGCTGCGTAACATGCTTCGGAATCTTGATCAGTTACAAATTCCAGAAGATTTACCCGCAGTGAAGCGTATTGCCCTTACGCACTCTCACCCGGAATGGCTCGTGAAAAGATGGGTCGCCCAGTACGGAGAGCATACAGCCGAAGCAATGTGCCGTGCCAATAATGAAGCGCCGCCAGTCAGTGTTCGTGTCAATACGACCATGATTTCCCGCGATAAATTAATGCAAGAGATGGAAGAAGCGGGTCATATCGTAATGCCGTCCATGATTAGTAAAGACGGAATTATTGTATCAAGCGGCGGTAACATGGCACTTACCTCTTGGTATAAAGATGGTATGTTGTCTGTACAGGACGAAAGTTCAATGCTTGTTGCTGAGGCGGTAGAACCGAAGCCGGGAATGACTGTGCTCGATTGCTGCGCTGCACCAGGAGGCAAAACCTCTCATATTGGTGAGAAGATGCTGGACCAAGGTTCTATTATTGCGAACGACATTCACCCTCATAAGGTCAAATTAATTCAGGACCAAGCAGATCGTCTTGGCCTCGGAAGTATTGAAACGGTTTGTCACGATGCGCTGGATTTGGATACGTATTATCCTGAGGCTTCTTTTGATCGGATTTTGCTTGATGCTCCGTGTTCAGGGTTCGGGGTCATTCGGCGCAAGCCGGATCTGCGCTGGGCGAAATCGCCCGAGGATGTGGAAGCAATCAGCAGTTTGCAGAGTGAACTTCTCAGCCGGACGGCAAAACTTCTTAAGCCAGGTGGTATATTAGTCTACAGTACTTGTACTACAGAGCCTAAAGAAAATGACCAGGTTGTCCGTGAATTTTTAGCTTCACACCCTGATTATGCAGCCGTTCCTCCTGCGGAAAGTATGAATGAAGAGGTGAAATCCTGTGTTACTGAAGAGGGGTATGGAATTCAGATTCTTCCTCAGAAGTTTAACAGTGATGGTTTTTATATTGCCAGATTAAAACGTCTTAGATAG
- the rlmN gene encoding 23S rRNA (adenine(2503)-C(2))-methyltransferase RlmN, which yields MTKPFIYDYTLEELEAWAKENGEPKFRAAQIYDWIYVKRVNDFSEMTNLSKALREKLNDQFQFVTLREITKFESKDGTVKFLFGLHDDHAIETVIMKHNYGNSVCVTTQVGCRVGCTFCASTLGGLKRNLTAGEIIAQVVRSQQILDERGERVSSIVIMGTGEPFENYDETMKFLRTMIHEKGLNIGQRHITVSTSGIVPNIYQFADEDTQINLAISIHAPNDKLRSKLMPVNRRFPFDDVMESLRYYQAKTGRRITFEYALIGGVNDQPEHAEELASVIKDMICHVNLIPVNHVPERKYVRTARKDIFQFQRILAEQGINVTIRREQGHDIAAACGQLRAKHMEA from the coding sequence ATGACGAAGCCTTTTATATATGATTACACGCTCGAAGAGCTAGAAGCGTGGGCTAAAGAGAACGGTGAACCTAAATTTCGTGCTGCGCAAATATACGATTGGATCTATGTTAAACGTGTAAATGATTTCTCTGAGATGACGAATCTCTCGAAAGCACTGCGTGAAAAACTTAATGATCAGTTCCAGTTTGTTACGCTGCGTGAAATTACTAAATTTGAGTCTAAAGATGGTACCGTTAAGTTCCTATTCGGACTGCATGATGATCACGCAATTGAAACAGTAATCATGAAACATAATTATGGAAATAGTGTTTGTGTAACAACGCAGGTAGGCTGCCGTGTAGGTTGTACTTTCTGTGCTTCCACACTCGGAGGACTAAAACGTAACCTTACAGCGGGTGAAATTATTGCTCAGGTAGTTCGTTCTCAGCAGATTTTGGATGAACGCGGCGAACGTGTAAGCAGCATTGTTATTATGGGTACAGGAGAACCATTTGAGAACTATGACGAAACGATGAAATTCCTTAGAACGATGATTCATGAAAAAGGACTTAATATCGGACAGCGCCATATTACCGTCTCTACAAGCGGTATTGTTCCTAATATTTATCAATTCGCGGATGAAGACACGCAGATTAATCTCGCCATCTCCATTCATGCGCCAAATGATAAATTACGTTCCAAGCTTATGCCGGTTAACCGCCGTTTTCCTTTTGATGATGTGATGGAATCTTTGCGTTATTATCAGGCGAAAACAGGACGAAGAATTACTTTTGAATACGCACTGATCGGCGGAGTTAATGACCAGCCTGAACATGCTGAGGAACTCGCAAGCGTAATTAAAGATATGATATGTCACGTGAATCTGATTCCAGTTAACCATGTGCCGGAACGGAAATATGTAAGAACCGCACGTAAAGACATATTCCAGTTCCAAAGAATTCTTGCCGAGCAAGGCATTAATGTAACCATTCGCAGAGAGCAAGGACACGATATAGCGGCAGCATGCGGACAGCTGCGCGCCAAGCACATGGAAGCATGA
- a CDS encoding YicC/YloC family endoribonuclease, which translates to MSFSMTGYGQYSLSYGGYNVLFEMKSVNHRYCEVVFRMPREWTRYEDGLRKIIQRELRRGRIDVFITKELSVESHLNPVLNEEVVASYLEAAKELELRYGMRGNMEISDVLSLPGVLLKPEEAILRVATEDEAWDIALQEGITHALEELVDMRAREGSHLAKDIETRISSLEVYHEKMVELAPHVVTEYRDKLRQRLTEISDGSFDEHKFGMEIAIFADRSNIDEELTRLSSHLTQCRQLLTSPDPVGRKLDFLIQEMNREVNTIGTKAHHLTLVNLVMDMKAELEKIREQAANLE; encoded by the coding sequence ATGTCATTCAGCATGACCGGATACGGTCAATATTCGCTCAGCTATGGCGGCTATAATGTATTGTTTGAAATGAAGTCTGTGAACCACAGGTATTGCGAAGTGGTATTCCGAATGCCGCGGGAGTGGACACGCTACGAAGATGGACTTCGTAAAATCATACAGCGCGAGCTAAGGCGTGGACGGATTGACGTATTTATAACGAAGGAACTTTCAGTGGAGAGTCATCTGAACCCAGTCCTTAACGAAGAGGTAGTAGCTTCTTATTTAGAAGCCGCAAAAGAACTCGAGCTTCGTTATGGAATGAGAGGGAATATGGAAATATCAGATGTACTTTCACTTCCTGGCGTGCTTCTGAAACCGGAAGAAGCAATTCTCCGAGTGGCAACAGAAGATGAAGCTTGGGACATTGCGCTGCAAGAGGGGATCACTCATGCCCTTGAGGAGCTGGTGGATATGCGAGCTCGTGAAGGAAGTCACCTTGCGAAAGATATAGAGACCCGGATTTCAAGTTTAGAGGTCTATCATGAAAAGATGGTTGAGCTTGCACCTCATGTAGTGACCGAATATCGAGATAAACTGAGGCAGCGATTGACCGAGATATCAGATGGATCTTTTGATGAACATAAATTTGGTATGGAGATTGCGATTTTTGCGGACCGATCCAACATAGATGAGGAACTGACTCGTCTCTCTAGTCATCTTACGCAGTGTAGGCAATTACTGACCAGTCCTGACCCTGTAGGTCGCAAACTTGATTTCTTGATTCAGGAAATGAATCGTGAAGTGAACACCATCGGTACAAAAGCTCATCACCTGACCTTGGTTAATCTCGTGATGGACATGAAGGCCGAGCTTGAGAAAATTAGGGAACAGGCTGCAAATCTAGAGTAG
- the def gene encoding peptide deformylase, whose protein sequence is MSIRLIVKEPDDVLRKVAKEVTKITPNVQKLLDDMADTMYDAEGVGLAAPQVGILKRLIVIDTGDDHGLIKMINPEIVSKEGEQFGPEGCLSIPGYNGDVRRAETVTVKGLDREGKEITITGSGLLARAFQHEIDHLNGVLFTDLAEKIYEIGADLPNRSNRG, encoded by the coding sequence ATGTCAATTCGATTAATTGTAAAAGAACCTGATGATGTACTACGTAAAGTTGCGAAAGAAGTTACCAAAATCACGCCAAACGTGCAAAAACTGCTGGATGATATGGCGGATACAATGTATGACGCTGAAGGAGTAGGACTTGCTGCTCCGCAAGTCGGAATTTTGAAACGTCTGATCGTTATTGATACAGGAGATGATCACGGTCTTATCAAAATGATTAATCCGGAGATCGTGTCCAAGGAAGGCGAGCAATTTGGTCCCGAAGGTTGTCTGAGTATTCCTGGTTATAACGGAGATGTCCGCCGTGCAGAGACGGTAACGGTTAAAGGCCTCGATCGTGAAGGTAAAGAAATTACGATTACAGGAAGCGGTCTTCTTGCACGTGCTTTCCAGCATGAAATTGATCATTTAAACGGAGTTTTGTTCACCGATCTAGCTGAAAAAATATATGAAATCGGAGCAGATTTGCCGAATCGCAGTAACAGGGGGTAA